The Thermodesulfobacterium sp. TA1 sequence CAAGCTCACTACCTTTTATAAAATGACACTGATAATTTTCACCATATTTACAACCTAAAAGAAGAATACCATCATATCCCTTACTCATCGAGTCTTTAATAAATGCTACGTTAACCGCTCCTAAACATCTAACAGGAATAATCCTAAAAGCTACTGGAAGTGATTTTTTCTGGTAGGCAGCCATGTCTAACGCTGGTAAGGCGTCGTTTTCACAAACAAAAGCCATAAGCCTATACTGTTCATAACCTTGTTCTGGCATTTCTGTAGCTTTGATCATGGTAGAAATCATGTCCACAGAATAGTCTTTAAAGTTAATAATTCTTTGAGGACAAGCACCAAAACAAGTTCCGCAACGGCGACATCTAGTAATGTTGGGCATAGGATTACCCTTTTCATCCTCGTTTAAAGCTCCAAAAGGACATTCTTCAGTACACCTTTTACATTGAGTACACATCTTTAAATCCCATTCTGGATAGGCATAATCCCAAGTCCTTGGATGTACAGCATGTCCTTCTTCTATAGCAGTCAAACACTGAATAGCCTTTAAAGCAGCACCTTTAGCATCTTCTATCGCCTGCTGGATGGTCATAGGTTGATGAACCGCACCTGCTGCATAAATTCCAGTTCTTCTGGTTTCATAAGGGAAACAGATGAAATTAGAATCGGCATATCCGTAAAAAAGCTCAAGCTCAGGTAAGCCTGGACCTTGCCTGTATTCTAAATTAAGCACCGGTTCTTCAGCAGTAACCGGAACCATACCTATAGCCAATACTACTAAATCAACTTCTACCTCTATCTTCTCTCCCAACAAAGTCTCATCTACTAAAACTTTTACCTTTCCATTTTCTCCCTCGGTTACAGAAACCACCTTACCTTTGGTTAAAAAAACTCCTGGGTCATCTTGAAGGGTCTTGTAAAAGTTTTCAAAAATACCCATGGTTCTCATATGGTCATAAACGATAAAAGCTTTGGCCTCAGGATCTGCCTCTCTTATATATTTAGCCTGTTTGAGGGAGGCTAAACAACAAAATCCAGAACAGTAAGACAGATGGTTTTCATCCCTTTGTCCAGCACACTGAATAAAAAGCACACTTTTGACAGGGGATCCATCAGAAGGTCTTACCAAAGCCCCATTTTTAGCCATCTCTTCAAACTTAACATTTGTCACCACATTAGAAATAACTCCATAGCCTAAATCTGTAAGCTTACTTGCATCATAAGGTTTAAAACCAGCTGCTAAGACTATAGAACCTATCTTTACCTCTTCTTCCTTTCCCCCCTGTTTTATCTTTACTTGAAACAAACCAGGTGCACCGGCTATGTTAGTTACCACCGCTCCTTTATAAACTTTTATCTTATCGTTTGCCTCTACTTGAGAAATTAAATCATTTACTACAGGAGGAACAAGATTTTGAAACGGAGGAGATACCTCACAATGAGCCTTCATCTTCGCCACAAAACCACCAAGCTCTTTTTCTTTTTCTACCAAAACCACTTCATAACCAGCCTTAGCTGCTTCTAAAGCAGCGGTTAAACCAGCTACACCTCCTCCGATAACCAAAATAGTTTTAGAAATCTCTTCTTCAGGCTTAAAAGGCTCTGGTTTTTTATAGGTCTGCAGTTTAGCCACACTCATTCTTACATAATCCTTGGCTAAAGCCATCAATTCATCTTTAAACGAAACACCACTAACATATTCTGCAGTATCTTCTAAAATTTCTCCGTTCTCTCCCACCAAAAACCTACTCCAAACTACTCCTTCCCTCAAACTCACCCTGTCAACAGCTACATGGTC is a genomic window containing:
- a CDS encoding FAD-dependent oxidoreductase gives rise to the protein MEKIGVFICSSCNIGNRLELAELENAAKEQGAAAVYTKEFLCSKEGRAFIEEKIAQDGLDSVSICACSQRVNYDVFSFDHVAVDRVSLREGVVWSRFLVGENGEILEDTAEYVSGVSFKDELMALAKDYVRMSVAKLQTYKKPEPFKPEEEISKTILVIGGGVAGLTAALEAAKAGYEVVLVEKEKELGGFVAKMKAHCEVSPPFQNLVPPVVNDLISQVEANDKIKVYKGAVVTNIAGAPGLFQVKIKQGGKEEEVKIGSIVLAAGFKPYDASKLTDLGYGVISNVVTNVKFEEMAKNGALVRPSDGSPVKSVLFIQCAGQRDENHLSYCSGFCCLASLKQAKYIREADPEAKAFIVYDHMRTMGIFENFYKTLQDDPGVFLTKGKVVSVTEGENGKVKVLVDETLLGEKIEVEVDLVVLAIGMVPVTAEEPVLNLEYRQGPGLPELELFYGYADSNFICFPYETRRTGIYAAGAVHQPMTIQQAIEDAKGAALKAIQCLTAIEEGHAVHPRTWDYAYPEWDLKMCTQCKRCTEECPFGALNEDEKGNPMPNITRCRRCGTCFGACPQRIINFKDYSVDMISTMIKATEMPEQGYEQYRLMAFVCENDALPALDMAAYQKKSLPVAFRIIPVRCLGAVNVAFIKDSMSKGYDGILLLGCKYGENYQCHFIKGSELANRRMENVAETLQQLALESERVTIHTVAIDEVDIAVNKMQNFAEEIKGFGENPFKGW